CGCGGAAACTGTCCGTGAACTGCTGACCACAAGGAGTTGAAGGACTCGGAATGGACTTGTCGATCGTCATAACTACTTACAACCGCGCCCCGGTTCTCGAACGGCTTCTGCTTGGACTGGAAGATCAGACCGACTGTAATTTCCAGGTCGTCGTCGCGATCGATGGGTCCACGGACGGGACCGAGGAGATGCTTGCAGGGTTGAAGACTGCCTATGATCTGAAATGGGTCAACACACATTGCACGGGTTATGGACTTGCTGTTGCTCGGAACATGGGCATCGCTGCTACCGATGGTGAGGCTGTAGTCATCATTGATGACGATAGTTTCCCCGAACCAGGCTTCGTTGCTGCACACAAGCAATCAGTGGTGCAACGCACGATCACGGGCGGGCCCAGAAACCCGGCCGATCCTGCAGATGTTCGCATGGCCTGGAAAATGCGTGAGCTGGGTCGTCTCCCAGCCCGCACCTCTATGTCGTTCGACCAACTCCGGCAGGAGTGGCCCCATGCTTATTTGATTGAAAACAACATCTGTCTTTTCCGAGAGGATTGGATTGATATCGGCCTTTTCAGCGAAAGATTGAAAATGTATGGATTTATCGGGCAGGAGTTTTTTGCCCGAGCCGAATACCTGGGCTACTCCTACCAATACAACCCTGATGCGGCAATCTTGCATCATGGCGAGATTGAAGGCGACAACGGGTTCCTGCGTAAGAAAAAGCTGAGGCAGATACGCCTTGCCACGTTTTTGCGCCCGACTCTGATGACCCCCGCTCACTACCAGGCACAGGTCGAATGGGCGCGGTGCTTGTCCGAGGGCCGGCCGGAAACCTTATCCCTGCCGCCCTTTCTTCTAAAGGCCGGGCTGGCGTTTCCCTGGCGCTACATGCGTGCCGTAACGACGGAAACCCGGCGGCATCTGCGGCGCTGGCTTTGTTGAGCAGGGAACAATGAAGTGTCTGGTTTACACCTGTGTTTTCGGGGAGTATGATTGGATTTTTCCCCCAATCCTCCGTGAAGCCGGCTTGGATTATGTCGTCGTCACTGACGACACCGGATTGGCCGTGACGGGCTGGCGGACCTTGGTCGTTGATGTAGAGTGCTTCCGAGGCGCCAAAGCTGCAAACCTCCATCACCGGTCGCTCATCCACAGGATCCTCTCAGGATATGATTATTCACTCTACGTGGACGGCAACATCAGGCTGCTGGGGCGCATCTCCAAATTCTTAGAGGATTTTTCGGATTCCGGGGCAGCCATGGGCCTGTATCGTCATCCGATCAGGTCATCTGTTCGTGAAGAGGCGGAAACCTGCTTAAAGTCCGGGAAGGTTGCGGAGCCTGATCGCCTTGAGGCTGAACTGGCTTATTATCGGTCTGATGGGTTTCCTGATGATATGGGACTGGTTGAAACTGGAATTATCCTGAAAAATCATCGCCATCCAGATCTCGACCGTGCGATGGCCCTTTGGTGGCAGCTTTTTGAACAATTTGGTACCCGCGACCAGATCACTCTCCCCTATGTACTCTGGAAAACTGGCGTTTCTTGCATGTACCACGCCGACAGTTTCCGCGGTCCGAACCCTTATTTCGGTCTATACACCCATCGTGGCGACCAGCGAGCACCCCGGTTCTATGGTTATGTGGAGGGAAGGGCCTATGATAGCCTGTGTTATGCGGCGATTCTCCGGGCCTGGCGGTTTTCGTGGTCGGTCCGCCGCACCTTTCGGCCACTCCTGAAAGGGATCGGAGGGAGCCGGTGAAGGTGTCGATTGCACTGGCGGCATACAACGGCGGCGCCTACCTTGCCGAACAGCTCGAGAGCTTCGCCGCCCAGACGCGGCTGCCGGACGAGCTCGTTGTAGTGGACGACGGTTCGCGGGATGGGACGCCTGACATTGTGCGGGCCTTCGCTGCGCGGGCGCCGTTTCCCGTCAAGCTCGTCGAGAATGCTGAGAACCTGGGCTATGCGCAGAATTTCGGCAAAGCCCTGTCGCTCTGCAGCGGCGACCTGCTCTTCATGAGTGATCAGGACGACGTCTGGTTCGACAGGAAAATCGAGATAGTTGCCGATCTCGCCAGCCGCAATCCCGGCGCCGCCTGCCTCATGAACGATGCCCTGCTGACCGACGGAGAACTGGTCCCGGCCGGCGTGAGCAAGCTCGGCCAGATCCGGGCCGCGGGGCTGCCGGACACCGCCTTCGTCATGGGGTGCTGCGCCGCTCTCAGGCGGGAACTGCTCGACATCCTCCTGCCGATCCCTGAGAAGTCGCCTTCCCACGACAACTGGCTGGTGGAGGTGGCGGACCTTTTCGGACTCACTCACCGCTGCGAAGAGCCCCTGCAGTACTACCGAAGGCACGGCGCCAATACCTCGAATTTTTTCGTCAATGAGACGCAAAAGCCGAGCCGGCTGGACAGGCTTTCCAGGAACCTGCGACAGCTATGGCGAAGAGCCCGATCCAGCGACTCGCTCGCAAAGGAGCATGGTTTTCACGGGGCACTTGACGCCCGGATCGCCGAAAGACGGGAGGCCTGTGAGCAGTTGATCGGTTCTGATCGGCTTGGGGAGGTCGAAAGCAAGGTGGTGAGGCGCCGGGAAACCCTTGAGGCGCGCTTGGCCATCCGGCGTAGGGGCTTTGGCGCACGCCCCCTTGCCATTATCACCCTCTGGCGCAAGGGCGGATATCGCGCCTCCGGTGGAGTCCCGGGGGTATTGAAGGACCTGATAGTCTGCGGATCTGCCGTTTGATGGATTCTCCGCGTGGCGTGGTAGACATCATCATCTTTTGCCTGAGCAAATCACCTTGAAAAGCAACCGGGAACGGAAACCGAAAGTTACACAGATACTCTATTCGGGATTGGGGGGGCACGGAAGCGTGGCCTTCTCTCTTCTGGAAGCAGAGACCGCTAATCGGTGGGGAAATTCCCTCGGGTTTCTGGGGGTCGAGCCTCTCCTTCCCGTTTACCGGAAATTTTGCGAGGAAAGAGGGATCCCCCATAACTACTTCCGTGTGGTTCCCTGCAGACCCTTCCTGGCTTGGCCCGGGATCACGGCGTGGCTATACCGAAACCAGCCCGATGTTATCCTGCTGCACAGCGTCAAAGCCCTGCTGCCATGTCTGGCCTACAGCAAGGTATTCGCCAAGCCGGTTATTTTTATCGAGCATCAGGCCAATAGCTTGAAGAAGCCGGCCGAATGGTGGATTACCCGGCTTGGGATGCTTTTTTCGACCAAGGTCGTGTATCTCACGGAAAATTACGCGGCCGAAGCACGCGCGCAGATCGGCAGGATGTACAACGCGGAAAAAGTTGAATTGATAGCAAACGGCATTAATACGCTGAAATTCCATCCTGCTGAGAAGGAGATACTTTCCGGATCCACCGTAACATTCGGAATGGCCGCGCGCTTTACCACGATGCGCCGCCAAGGTGTGCTGGTCGAGACCATTGAGAGGCTCAAACGTCTTGTCCCGCAGGTCGATTGGCGGCTGACCCTGGCTGGCGATGGGGAGACCCGGGTTGCCGTTCAGGACATGGTCAATGCGAAGGGGCTGCAAGACTGCGTGACGGTTGCCGGCCACCTCGGGGAAGCAGAGCTGATCGAATGGTTTCAGGGCCTTGACCTGTATGTCCACGCTTCGGAAGGGGAGACGCTGAGCACCGCCATGCTTCAG
The window above is part of the Desulfuromonas sp. TF genome. Proteins encoded here:
- a CDS encoding glycosyltransferase family 2 protein, yielding MDLSIVITTYNRAPVLERLLLGLEDQTDCNFQVVVAIDGSTDGTEEMLAGLKTAYDLKWVNTHCTGYGLAVARNMGIAATDGEAVVIIDDDSFPEPGFVAAHKQSVVQRTITGGPRNPADPADVRMAWKMRELGRLPARTSMSFDQLRQEWPHAYLIENNICLFREDWIDIGLFSERLKMYGFIGQEFFARAEYLGYSYQYNPDAAILHHGEIEGDNGFLRKKKLRQIRLATFLRPTLMTPAHYQAQVEWARCLSEGRPETLSLPPFLLKAGLAFPWRYMRAVTTETRRHLRRWLC
- a CDS encoding glycosyltransferase domain-containing protein, with amino-acid sequence MKCLVYTCVFGEYDWIFPPILREAGLDYVVVTDDTGLAVTGWRTLVVDVECFRGAKAANLHHRSLIHRILSGYDYSLYVDGNIRLLGRISKFLEDFSDSGAAMGLYRHPIRSSVREEAETCLKSGKVAEPDRLEAELAYYRSDGFPDDMGLVETGIILKNHRHPDLDRAMALWWQLFEQFGTRDQITLPYVLWKTGVSCMYHADSFRGPNPYFGLYTHRGDQRAPRFYGYVEGRAYDSLCYAAILRAWRFSWSVRRTFRPLLKGIGGSR
- a CDS encoding glycosyltransferase family 2 protein — encoded protein: MKVSIALAAYNGGAYLAEQLESFAAQTRLPDELVVVDDGSRDGTPDIVRAFAARAPFPVKLVENAENLGYAQNFGKALSLCSGDLLFMSDQDDVWFDRKIEIVADLASRNPGAACLMNDALLTDGELVPAGVSKLGQIRAAGLPDTAFVMGCCAALRRELLDILLPIPEKSPSHDNWLVEVADLFGLTHRCEEPLQYYRRHGANTSNFFVNETQKPSRLDRLSRNLRQLWRRARSSDSLAKEHGFHGALDARIAERREACEQLIGSDRLGEVESKVVRRRETLEARLAIRRRGFGARPLAIITLWRKGGYRASGGVPGVLKDLIVCGSAV
- a CDS encoding glycosyltransferase family 4 protein, whose amino-acid sequence is MKSNRERKPKVTQILYSGLGGHGSVAFSLLEAETANRWGNSLGFLGVEPLLPVYRKFCEERGIPHNYFRVVPCRPFLAWPGITAWLYRNQPDVILLHSVKALLPCLAYSKVFAKPVIFIEHQANSLKKPAEWWITRLGMLFSTKVVYLTENYAAEARAQIGRMYNAEKVELIANGINTLKFHPAEKEILSGSTVTFGMAARFTTMRRQGVLVETIERLKRLVPQVDWRLTLAGDGETRVAVQDMVNAKGLQDCVTVAGHLGEAELIEWFQGLDLYVHASEGETLSTAMLQAMACGLPIVASDVPGIRNLLSGPERLGCLVCDQDAGEFARNILKLVSEAATAREMGAVARRIAEEKYSYERMSRCYAELIDRLQK